A single window of uncultured Pseudodesulfovibrio sp. DNA harbors:
- a CDS encoding DUF4911 domain-containing protein translates to MKKNSRNRPRKRICPPPPQTSARSYVRINTADIGLFRFLLEGYDNLGIFTVVNKFKGILLLRYSPHLKREVKVFLKAAATEMELEILPSL, encoded by the coding sequence ATGAAGAAGAATTCACGCAATCGCCCCAGAAAAAGAATCTGTCCGCCTCCGCCACAGACGTCAGCACGCAGCTATGTTCGCATCAACACCGCGGACATCGGCTTGTTTCGTTTTCTGTTGGAAGGATATGACAACCTCGGAATTTTCACTGTAGTGAATAAATTCAAAGGGATCTTACTGTTACGATACAGTCCACACCTCAAACGTGAGGTAAAGGTGTTTTTAAAGGCTGCTGCGACTGAAATGGAACTTGAGATTCTCCCAAGCCTATAA
- a CDS encoding HD domain-containing phosphohydrolase, which yields MQDATATGIENEESHKISANNVFKVSPYMVIPSRVGGFSLYLKQDKNFVLYAEKGVLFTEEHTKRLIMLDVKHLYVKASDYAFYTSYLQDNIMEVLEDEAIPLSERARAWNDATVAIAKSAFDRSLPAPVDKRQFKRIKSLISNSLTFLTRDDALRELSRFIREGDSLYRHGIAVMVLTIVTLATFMKDEHDTLVAVGLGAMLHDIGKLELPQNIFVNRYETLNREGKDLVRSHPALGVGYCSSLPLPQETLQCILFHHEREDGTGYPSGSTGNFLPDYVKVLTMCNLYDNLVTGKYGRKKTPFEALTHIRSMRSAFDQKMLKRLISVLATSDLA from the coding sequence ATGCAGGACGCAACAGCGACTGGGATCGAAAACGAAGAATCCCACAAAATATCAGCGAACAATGTTTTTAAAGTGTCGCCATACATGGTCATCCCTTCCAGGGTCGGCGGTTTTTCGCTGTATCTGAAACAGGATAAAAACTTTGTGCTGTATGCGGAAAAAGGTGTCCTGTTTACCGAAGAGCATACTAAGCGTCTCATTATGCTTGATGTAAAGCACTTGTATGTCAAAGCATCAGACTACGCTTTTTATACAAGTTACCTTCAAGACAACATCATGGAGGTACTGGAAGACGAAGCCATCCCTCTATCCGAACGAGCCAGAGCGTGGAACGACGCCACTGTGGCCATTGCCAAATCAGCTTTTGATCGTTCACTGCCTGCCCCTGTAGACAAGCGGCAATTCAAACGCATCAAGTCTCTCATTTCCAATTCTCTCACATTTCTAACCCGCGACGATGCTCTGCGTGAACTGTCTCGGTTCATCAGAGAAGGGGACAGCCTGTACCGCCACGGCATTGCCGTCATGGTCCTGACCATTGTTACCCTCGCCACGTTCATGAAAGATGAACACGACACGTTGGTGGCCGTCGGCCTTGGGGCCATGCTCCATGACATCGGCAAGCTTGAACTGCCCCAAAATATTTTCGTCAACAGGTACGAGACCCTTAACCGTGAAGGCAAAGATCTCGTACGTTCGCATCCTGCGCTTGGTGTAGGCTATTGTTCTTCGCTCCCGCTGCCGCAGGAAACTTTGCAGTGTATTCTTTTCCACCACGAACGGGAAGACGGGACAGGGTATCCCTCCGGCTCAACAGGAAACTTCCTTCCAGATTACGTCAAGGTTCTGACCATGTGCAATCTGTATGACAATCTGGTCACTGGGAAATATGGTCGTAAAAAAACGCCTTTCGAAGCGTTGACGCACATCCGATCCATGCGAAGTGCCTTTGACCAAAAAATGCTCAAACGATTGATTTCAGTGCTTGCCACGTCCGACTTGGCCTAA
- the uvrA gene encoding excinuclease ABC subunit UvrA, which yields MTQSADKKSIHIEGARHHNLKDLTLDIPRDQLVVVCGPSGSGKSTLAFDIVYAEGQRRYVESLSAYARQFLPQMDKPDVDKVEGLSPAISLEQQTATRNPRSTVGTVTEVYDFLRVFYARLGKFYCPKCGKAIAAQTTDEIVQTILAMEQGTKFMLLAPLIEHQKGTHKDLFAKLKKEGFVRVRIGGQMYTLDDVPELEKHKKHTIDLVVDRLVIKDGIKKRLTDSVELALERGDERLTVAVVGGDNPRDILMSTLSTCPSCKISMPRLTPQLFSFNSPQGACPTCNGIGTVEYFEPDLIAPNKGLSLNEGGVIPWKSAYRQEQYGPKLKALCKIHGITLDSPLSDFSAEAWDDLFYGNPKVNWQGIVPILEYGQMQSGVWDHWTARFQQSRPCPDCKGARLKPEALAVRVADKNMYEFASMSIQRALDWLNALDFSGHDTLISEPLLKELTHKLGFMVNVGLEYLSLGRNMGTLSGGEAQRIRLASQLGSGLVGVTYVLDEPSIGLHPRDNQRLLDTLRSLQRRGNTVLVVEHDEETIREADHVIEIGPSSGWLGGEIVYQGPVDKLLTADSLTGKYLRGDMFIEPPESRRKAKEFITLRSVQTNNLKNLDVEIPLGVMTCVTGVSGSGKSSLVMDSMYKHLLLHRGQKANNPGKIGGIDGLDKIEKVISIDQTPIGRTPRSNPATYTKIFDEIRKIFAGSKEARTRGYQPGRFSFNVKGGRCEACKGDGQIRVEMHFLPDVYVTCEACKGKRYNAQTLEVEYKGKNIADVLNMTVRQAREFFANHPSLMRKLDVLAQVGLEYLKLGQPATTLSGGEAQRIKISRELGKRKLPGALYILDEPTTGLHMHEVGKLIRVLHALVDKNATVIVIEHNTDVIMASDHVLDLGPGGGEHGGQIVASGTPEEILANPDSATGQFLK from the coding sequence ATGACTCAATCAGCAGACAAGAAATCCATTCATATAGAAGGCGCCCGGCATCACAATCTCAAGGACCTGACTTTGGACATCCCCCGCGATCAGTTGGTCGTGGTGTGTGGTCCGTCAGGCTCGGGTAAATCCACGCTTGCGTTCGACATCGTTTATGCCGAAGGGCAACGGCGGTATGTCGAATCCCTGTCCGCATACGCTCGTCAGTTCTTGCCCCAGATGGACAAGCCGGATGTAGACAAGGTCGAGGGGTTGTCTCCGGCCATATCCTTGGAACAGCAGACCGCCACACGCAACCCGCGTTCCACGGTCGGCACTGTAACCGAGGTTTATGACTTTCTGCGTGTGTTTTACGCGCGGCTCGGCAAATTTTATTGTCCCAAGTGTGGCAAGGCGATCGCGGCCCAAACCACAGATGAGATCGTGCAGACCATCCTCGCCATGGAGCAGGGTACCAAGTTCATGTTGCTGGCACCACTGATTGAGCATCAGAAAGGTACGCACAAGGATCTGTTTGCCAAGCTCAAAAAAGAAGGCTTTGTACGAGTCCGTATCGGTGGGCAGATGTACACCCTCGATGACGTGCCGGAGCTTGAAAAGCACAAGAAGCACACCATTGATTTAGTCGTGGATCGTCTCGTCATCAAAGATGGCATCAAGAAACGACTCACGGATTCCGTAGAACTTGCGCTTGAACGCGGCGATGAGCGTTTGACCGTCGCAGTCGTTGGTGGCGACAATCCCCGCGACATCCTTATGTCTACTCTGTCGACCTGTCCGTCCTGCAAAATTTCCATGCCGCGTTTGACCCCGCAGCTCTTTTCCTTCAACTCGCCGCAGGGGGCGTGTCCCACTTGCAACGGCATCGGCACTGTCGAATATTTTGAGCCTGATCTCATTGCACCCAACAAGGGGCTTTCCTTGAACGAAGGCGGTGTGATTCCGTGGAAATCCGCCTACCGACAGGAGCAATACGGACCGAAGCTCAAGGCGCTGTGCAAAATACACGGTATCACTTTGGACTCTCCGCTATCAGATTTTTCAGCCGAAGCATGGGATGATTTGTTTTACGGCAACCCCAAGGTCAACTGGCAGGGGATCGTCCCCATTCTTGAATACGGCCAGATGCAGTCCGGCGTATGGGATCATTGGACTGCCCGGTTTCAGCAGTCGCGACCATGTCCTGATTGCAAGGGTGCGCGCCTCAAGCCCGAAGCCCTTGCCGTACGAGTGGCAGACAAGAATATGTACGAGTTTGCGTCCATGTCCATTCAACGTGCGCTCGACTGGTTGAATGCGCTTGATTTTTCCGGGCATGACACGCTTATTTCCGAACCATTGCTCAAGGAATTGACTCACAAGCTCGGCTTTATGGTCAACGTTGGGCTTGAATATTTATCTCTTGGTCGCAACATGGGTACTCTGTCCGGTGGTGAAGCCCAGCGTATTCGTCTTGCCTCTCAGCTCGGTTCAGGGTTGGTCGGTGTAACCTATGTTCTTGATGAGCCGTCCATCGGTTTGCACCCTCGCGACAATCAGCGGCTTCTCGACACGCTTCGTTCCCTGCAGCGTCGGGGAAACACCGTGCTCGTGGTCGAGCATGACGAGGAGACCATTCGCGAAGCGGATCACGTCATCGAAATCGGCCCCAGTTCGGGCTGGCTTGGTGGCGAAATCGTGTATCAAGGTCCTGTGGACAAGTTGCTCACAGCGGATTCCCTGACCGGCAAATATTTGCGTGGCGACATGTTTATCGAGCCGCCCGAATCCCGTCGCAAGGCAAAGGAATTCATCACCCTCCGCAGTGTGCAGACCAACAATCTCAAGAATCTTGATGTGGAAATTCCGCTTGGCGTCATGACCTGTGTGACCGGCGTATCCGGTTCGGGCAAGTCTTCGCTCGTCATGGACTCCATGTACAAGCATCTGCTGTTGCATCGTGGGCAGAAAGCCAACAACCCCGGCAAAATCGGCGGTATCGACGGCCTCGACAAAATCGAAAAGGTCATCTCCATCGACCAGACGCCCATTGGTCGGACGCCGCGTTCCAATCCTGCCACCTACACCAAAATCTTCGACGAGATTCGTAAAATCTTCGCTGGTTCAAAAGAAGCGCGTACACGTGGCTATCAGCCCGGACGATTCTCTTTCAACGTCAAGGGTGGGCGGTGTGAAGCCTGTAAGGGGGACGGCCAAATCCGCGTCGAAATGCATTTCCTACCCGACGTGTACGTCACCTGCGAAGCCTGCAAAGGTAAGCGGTACAACGCCCAGACGCTTGAAGTGGAGTACAAGGGCAAGAACATCGCCGACGTGCTCAACATGACCGTGCGTCAGGCCCGTGAATTTTTCGCCAACCATCCTTCCCTCATGCGCAAGCTCGACGTGCTCGCTCAGGTCGGTCTTGAATATCTCAAGCTTGGCCAGCCCGCTACAACGCTTTCCGGCGGTGAAGCGCAGCGCATCAAAATCTCCCGCGAGCTTGGCAAGCGCAAGCTGCCCGGTGCGCTCTACATTCTCGACGAGCCCACCACCGGTCTACACATGCACGAAGTCGGCAAGCTCATCCGTGTCCTTCACGCGCTTGTCGACAAGAACGCCACCGTCATCGTTATCGAGCACAACACTGACGTCATCATGGCGTCCGATCATGTCCTCGATCTCGGTCCCGGCGGAGGCGAGCACGGCGGTCAAATCGTCGCCAGCGGTACGCCCGAAGAAATTCTCGCTAACCCCGACAGCGCTACTGGTCAGTTTTTGAAGTAG
- a CDS encoding carboxymuconolactone decarboxylase family protein, whose product MKEPAEKATDLFRQMNKNRRDVFKAYQGFTATIKKGSAIEDKYQSLILIACSILSQCDMCISLHVQNAATHGATKDEIIDAGLLAVAMGGSPKMMYMRYVYEEAEKLFD is encoded by the coding sequence ATGAAAGAACCTGCTGAAAAAGCTACCGATCTCTTCCGACAGATGAACAAGAACCGCCGGGATGTCTTCAAGGCCTACCAGGGGTTCACCGCAACCATCAAGAAAGGCAGTGCGATTGAGGACAAATATCAGTCCCTTATTTTGATTGCCTGCTCCATCCTGTCCCAATGTGACATGTGTATTTCCCTGCACGTACAGAATGCGGCCACGCACGGCGCAACCAAGGACGAAATCATCGATGCAGGCCTCTTGGCCGTTGCAATGGGTGGTTCTCCCAAGATGATGTACATGCGGTATGTATATGAAGAAGCAGAGAAACTTTTTGATTAA
- a CDS encoding ABC transporter ATP-binding protein/permease: protein MDGHMPHPNDNKRITKTALYSWVLYKNIPLQLAVVGIIVVTVAMRVLPLEMQKRIINEAIGLKDLPALWRYCALYIGAVTLAGILKYCINLMQVYIGEKTLKVVRERLYEHLLSLPVQFYRRTSPGNVISYLITEFIPVATFIGQAVAVPAVNVLTFLAMAGYMIHLNPTIGLISIAIYPIELLILPRIQKYFRRANRQRIEHTQKLSGLVGEAVSGVHEVHSNASIPLEKARFSAVIDKLYKATVTQNSIKFGIKFVNNFFMSLGPFVLFLIGGYYAIQGHFDVGAIVAFLSAYEKLYDPWKELMEFWQVYQDSSVRYGQIMRAFDHAPEFRQVTEGREPYALDNDIEVRNLSFVVGGNIRLLDNVSVKVKGGEHVALVGFSGSGKSTLALCVAQLYKYSGGSILVGGREVSELTKQDISYNLGMVAQHPFIFDGTVKENLLYSCQSLAMQGGSCTQSGEEPTRDDLIKITQQVGLFTDILSFALRSKLDTKNPDESLKEAILASRQEFQEGEAGMYADVAEHIEFFDIDNYSRYMTVAENIAFGAAVDEKFDQEHLHEHDQFLEFLEEHGLVAHLTVLGETLARMVTDELGPEPDHEAFSGCPIPEAQYGEYQKVANRLDSGEPLSEQERSLIFKLALAYIPGIYGQIELDKGFVNRVVRSRQDFMDKVMQEHPDSFKFFAQDKYIDSLNIQDNILFGRVRADAQGAEDEINHRIMQALIMQGALEPVAEMGLNFEVGSMGDRLSGGQRQKVALARTFLKVPPVLILDEATAALDNKSQGRVQNILTNNWKGKSTVLAVIHRLDMLPYYDKVVVLKAGRIVEQGGYEELLEQKGALYTLIHGNED from the coding sequence ATGGACGGTCACATGCCGCATCCCAACGATAATAAACGCATCACGAAAACAGCACTGTATTCGTGGGTTCTTTATAAAAATATTCCTCTTCAACTCGCCGTTGTGGGCATCATCGTGGTCACCGTTGCCATGCGTGTCCTGCCACTTGAGATGCAAAAGAGGATCATCAACGAAGCCATCGGTCTGAAAGATCTCCCGGCCTTATGGCGATATTGCGCTTTATACATCGGTGCCGTGACCCTGGCGGGCATACTCAAATACTGTATCAACCTGATGCAGGTGTATATCGGTGAAAAAACACTCAAGGTTGTTCGTGAACGACTTTATGAGCACCTGCTTTCCCTACCGGTCCAGTTCTATCGCCGTACTTCTCCGGGCAATGTCATTTCCTACCTTATCACCGAATTCATCCCTGTGGCCACGTTTATCGGCCAAGCCGTGGCCGTGCCTGCGGTCAACGTACTGACTTTTCTGGCAATGGCCGGATATATGATTCACCTGAATCCAACTATCGGCCTCATTTCAATTGCCATTTATCCGATAGAACTGCTCATCCTGCCCCGCATTCAGAAGTACTTCCGGCGAGCCAATCGTCAACGCATTGAGCACACCCAAAAATTATCCGGTTTGGTAGGCGAAGCCGTCTCCGGTGTGCACGAAGTCCATTCCAACGCATCAATTCCGTTGGAAAAAGCGCGCTTCTCCGCTGTCATTGACAAGCTTTACAAAGCAACAGTGACACAGAACAGCATCAAATTCGGCATCAAGTTCGTCAATAATTTCTTCATGAGCCTCGGGCCGTTCGTCCTCTTTCTCATCGGTGGTTACTATGCCATTCAGGGACACTTTGACGTGGGTGCCATCGTGGCCTTCCTGTCCGCGTATGAAAAGCTTTACGACCCTTGGAAAGAGCTGATGGAATTCTGGCAGGTATATCAGGACAGTTCTGTCCGTTACGGCCAGATCATGCGCGCCTTCGACCATGCTCCAGAATTCCGGCAAGTTACTGAAGGTCGCGAGCCTTATGCATTGGATAACGATATCGAAGTCCGCAATCTTTCATTCGTTGTCGGCGGTAATATTCGTTTGCTCGACAACGTCTCCGTGAAAGTCAAAGGCGGCGAACACGTGGCTCTGGTCGGGTTCTCGGGTTCCGGCAAATCGACCCTGGCTCTCTGCGTGGCTCAACTCTATAAGTATTCTGGTGGAAGTATACTTGTGGGCGGTCGCGAGGTTTCCGAGCTGACCAAACAGGATATTTCCTACAATCTCGGAATGGTGGCCCAGCATCCATTCATTTTCGACGGTACCGTCAAAGAGAATCTGCTCTATTCCTGCCAATCTCTGGCCATGCAAGGGGGCAGTTGTACCCAATCAGGTGAAGAACCTACCCGTGACGACTTGATCAAAATCACACAACAAGTCGGCCTGTTCACGGACATCCTCTCCTTTGCACTGCGCTCAAAATTGGACACAAAAAACCCGGACGAGTCTCTCAAGGAAGCAATCCTCGCTTCACGACAGGAGTTTCAAGAAGGCGAAGCCGGTATGTATGCAGACGTGGCCGAGCACATCGAATTTTTCGATATAGACAACTACAGCCGATACATGACAGTGGCTGAAAACATCGCATTCGGCGCGGCTGTCGACGAAAAATTTGATCAAGAACATTTACATGAACACGACCAATTCCTCGAATTCCTTGAAGAACATGGCCTTGTCGCTCACCTGACCGTTCTTGGAGAAACTCTGGCACGAATGGTCACCGACGAATTGGGACCGGAACCTGATCATGAAGCCTTCTCTGGGTGCCCGATCCCGGAAGCCCAATACGGTGAATATCAAAAAGTCGCCAACCGGTTGGATTCAGGCGAACCTCTTTCCGAGCAAGAACGAAGCCTGATTTTCAAACTTGCCTTGGCCTACATTCCCGGCATTTATGGCCAGATTGAACTGGACAAGGGATTCGTCAACCGCGTGGTCCGCTCCCGTCAGGATTTCATGGACAAAGTAATGCAGGAGCACCCTGACTCATTCAAATTCTTCGCTCAAGACAAATACATCGACTCCTTGAACATTCAGGACAACATCCTGTTTGGCCGTGTTCGCGCCGACGCTCAAGGTGCTGAAGACGAGATCAACCATCGCATCATGCAGGCCCTTATCATGCAGGGCGCACTGGAGCCTGTGGCCGAAATGGGATTGAACTTCGAAGTCGGTTCCATGGGCGACAGACTGTCCGGTGGTCAACGACAGAAGGTCGCTCTTGCACGGACATTCCTCAAAGTCCCGCCGGTCCTCATTCTGGACGAAGCCACCGCCGCGCTGGACAACAAATCACAAGGTCGTGTGCAAAACATCCTGACCAACAACTGGAAAGGCAAATCCACTGTTTTGGCCGTCATTCACCGGCTGGATATGCTCCCATACTATGACAAGGTCGTGGTTCTCAAAGCGGGCCGTATTGTCGAACAGGGCGGATATGAAGAGTTGCTCGAACAAAAGGGCGCACTTTACACGCTCATTCATGGCAACGAGGATTAG